attataaaaatttattaagaaataaCAATGCCGACCCATTAAAATCTAATGGTtataagatttaaaaattttgacccCTACTCTTTTATGGGGTCGGTATtgttagttttaataaaattctaaaatttaaaattttatagctttttatgaatttttatattttaataattttaaaatttaaaagtgtttaattgatttttttatttaaaattgttactAAGGGCTTCTTTTGACTCTTTGGCcttattagttaaaaaaatctaatttactTCTAATAGCCAAACGTAAtcaataatgtttaaatttgaacgAAATCAATAACCAAACGTAATTTTCATACCACCTtcattaatctttatatttcatCATTACGGACTTGGTTTATGGAAATAGAGTTCCTAAACTGCATTTCCCGACACTACTaaaaatcgagttgttacaataTCAATACATACGGGTACTGAGAGAAAAAGCATACACTCGTCAGTATGGTACTTAGTACATTGTTTTGGACCCAGAATGTATCAAGAGAGGCAAAAatcctttgttcttttttatgaatattggattttgaaaatttctaattttaaaattaattttaaaataaaaagtttatctCTTGTGAAATTAAGGTTgctaaaatttaaatccattttttattgaatatcCAAATAAAGGATTtggatttccaaaatttttacccaaatcttAGAGTCCAAAACCGCTATTAATGAATTCTAACCAGAGGAGGGATAATTGCTCTAATAAAGGAACATCTCGCGAAGAATGTGTTgctttctttaattatttatgacgGTGGTTCAAATGGCTCGTTGGTGAAAGACTGTTTATAATCTGAATGAAAATAAAGCAGATTTATGGAAACATAGGATGAGAGAAGTGGATGTGCAAACATCACCATATTGGGCTTCTTATTACATTATTGTAGAAGACATCATATTTGGTTTGCTTTTGCAATATCTGGTTTTGTTCTTATtactattgtttttttttttcaaaggttTGCAGATACTGTAATGCTTGCAATCTCTTTTTCTCAAACTGTACTTATATTTGCATAAACTATCATCTACAGCTCCAACAAATGACTAAATCTTAACAAAAGTTATCCAATAAcataagaaataaatgaaagaatgaaaagtTGATATCTAAGCCTAATTCGTTGGCATCTCGAACCGGCAAATAGGACAGTAATGGCTCTGCTTCAGCCACTTTTCGATGCAATCCCCATGAAAAGTATGAGAACAAGGCATCCGAGAAGCATAGAACCCAACCTCGAGCTCCTCCAAGCATATCATGCAATCTTCTTCATCTCCATCTTCTACTCTAACCATGCTTACCATCTCCTTAACCAATGACTCCTTAGCCGGAACCATACCATAGTTACTGCTTTCAAACTCCAATGCCGATTCAGCCAAAGCTCTTCCCATCGAAACCCCGTCACTGGGAACGTAATCGTGTTCCACGACGGAAGCATGTATCACTGATCGTAAGGGCAAGACTTCACGATTAGTTCCTATGCTACGCATCCCACGtacaaa
The Gossypium raimondii isolate GPD5lz chromosome 8, ASM2569854v1, whole genome shotgun sequence DNA segment above includes these coding regions:
- the LOC105790432 gene encoding E3 ubiquitin-protein ligase RING1-like isoform X2, translated to MASTPYEYDIFHQHTFEDNIISQSHDIASQFVNIELTIDFVFISVHHDFSADISTVTNHMSLRETFGFELDILENQHLFHQVLFPAFRRLRINTASLAYHNFVYDIFVRGMRSIGTNREVLPLRSVIHASVVEHDYVPSDGVSMGRALAESALEFESSNYGMVPAKESLVKEMVSMVRVEDGDEEDCMICLEELEVGFYASRMPCSHTFHGDCIEKWLKQSHYCPICRFEMPTN